The following coding sequences lie in one Streptomyces sp. NBC_00510 genomic window:
- a CDS encoding polysaccharide deacetylase family protein — MGWSGMRGTNGRVLAAAVGVAGVAALASVWTAQAGTPDGPQAAVRPAKPSASAKPRPIPGQTSVPDAELPAPVVNMDIAHASDKGPRGVNITIDDGPDPQWTPQILQVLQDNGVKATFCMVGPQARAHPDLVKAVVAAGHRLCDHSVTHDTTMNGKPRAYQAKEILDAERMITQASGGVRPLYYRAPGGAFTPYSRQLAASRGMRPLGWNVDSEDFKQPGTAALVSTVKNEISNGPTLLFHDAGGDRGQTVEALREILPWLKQQGRTFGFPVR, encoded by the coding sequence ATGGGGTGGAGCGGGATGCGCGGGACGAACGGCCGGGTGCTGGCGGCGGCAGTGGGCGTGGCGGGGGTGGCCGCGCTGGCATCGGTGTGGACCGCCCAGGCCGGCACCCCCGACGGGCCGCAGGCGGCGGTACGTCCGGCGAAGCCCTCCGCCTCCGCCAAGCCCCGGCCCATACCCGGGCAGACCTCCGTGCCGGACGCCGAACTGCCCGCCCCCGTGGTGAACATGGACATCGCCCACGCCTCCGACAAGGGCCCCCGGGGTGTCAACATCACCATCGACGACGGGCCCGACCCGCAGTGGACCCCGCAGATCCTCCAGGTGCTGCAGGACAACGGCGTGAAGGCGACCTTCTGCATGGTGGGCCCGCAGGCCCGGGCCCACCCCGACCTGGTGAAGGCGGTGGTGGCCGCCGGGCACCGGCTCTGCGACCACTCCGTCACGCACGACACGACGATGAACGGCAAGCCGCGCGCGTACCAGGCGAAGGAGATCCTGGACGCCGAGCGCATGATCACCCAGGCCTCGGGGGGCGTCAGGCCGCTGTACTACCGGGCTCCGGGCGGCGCGTTCACCCCGTACAGCCGCCAGCTGGCGGCCTCCCGCGGCATGCGCCCGCTGGGCTGGAACGTCGACTCCGAGGACTTCAAGCAGCCGGGCACCGCCGCGCTGGTGTCCACCGTCAAGAACGAGATCTCCAACGGGCCGACGCTGCTGTTCCACGACGCGGGCGGGGACCGCGGCCAGACCGTCGAGGCGCTGCGGGAGATCCTGCCCTGGCTGAAGCAGCAGGGCCGCACCTTCGGCTTCCCGGTGCGCTGA
- a CDS encoding roadblock/LC7 domain-containing protein: MNHDALVAEMRALRDQVVGVTDTAVAAVDGLLIAADTEDAIDPNGLAALAAASLGLARRIAMAALRGPLRRTVTCSSGGYTAVYAVGETALLVVVGDEGMNVPQLHVEARSAVERIGAILLAPGPGPGAVPAPESAHDPEGVLG; encoded by the coding sequence ATGAATCATGACGCCCTGGTCGCCGAGATGCGCGCTTTGCGGGACCAGGTGGTCGGCGTCACCGACACGGCCGTGGCGGCCGTCGACGGCCTGCTGATCGCCGCCGACACCGAGGACGCCATCGACCCCAACGGGCTCGCCGCGCTGGCCGCCGCCAGCCTCGGGCTCGCCCGGCGGATCGCCATGGCGGCCCTGCGCGGCCCGCTCCGCAGGACCGTGACCTGCAGCAGCGGCGGCTACACCGCCGTCTACGCGGTCGGCGAGACCGCGCTCCTGGTCGTCGTGGGCGACGAGGGCATGAACGTCCCCCAGCTCCACGTCGAGGCCAGGTCCGCCGTCGAGCGCATCGGCGCGATCCTGCTGGCACCCGGTCCCGGACCGGGCGCCGTGCCCGCGCCGGAGTCCGCGCACGACCCCGAGGGAGTCCTCGGATGA
- a CDS encoding protein phosphatase 2C domain-containing protein, with amino-acid sequence MSQQGETDRRQEDEWWRQLYGQPDPAGREPGDTLDDRYSSALSALGEEADGEESDGGGTAPWRTAPQDTAAPGDTWYVGTDAGTAPGSGAAGEAGGAAADDAGPPDTLRLRRPAPPPAAAPRPWQYQGPPHPQALPEPAPEPPGLPPGWAPAEPAPDPARSAAPAAPAAPAVRSAPAGLPEPTLAEVPYVGDGPPTYDPEPTAWPAADPDDLDDLVPDTELDGARYGLLTIRTASVRGDSARYRGEPRRDAVLTARFGSGDDALLLIAAATGPRTSDTAHRAARDACTWMAAAVGRSQARLGEDIRASRRGSLKSGLHRLTDRCYGRLRARGEDLGLDPAEYSATLRCLLLPADPDCRIRLFFGVGDGGLYRIRGGEWQDLDPWRPDERAETEDSPAVRFRFRASVARSGDTLLLCSGGLAGPLRGEPALVARLTQRWGAAEPPGLPAFLGDTQTRVKGYADDRTAVAVWDA; translated from the coding sequence ATGAGTCAGCAGGGGGAGACGGACCGCCGCCAAGAGGACGAGTGGTGGCGGCAGTTGTACGGGCAGCCCGACCCCGCGGGCCGGGAGCCCGGCGACACGCTGGACGACCGCTACAGCTCGGCGCTCTCCGCGCTCGGCGAGGAGGCGGACGGCGAGGAATCGGACGGCGGCGGCACGGCGCCGTGGCGGACCGCCCCGCAGGACACGGCCGCGCCCGGTGACACCTGGTACGTCGGCACCGATGCGGGCACGGCCCCCGGCAGCGGTGCGGCAGGAGAGGCCGGCGGCGCCGCCGCGGACGACGCCGGCCCGCCCGACACCCTGCGGCTGCGCCGCCCCGCCCCGCCCCCGGCCGCCGCCCCGCGCCCCTGGCAGTACCAGGGCCCGCCCCACCCCCAGGCGCTGCCCGAACCGGCCCCGGAGCCGCCCGGCCTGCCTCCGGGCTGGGCCCCCGCCGAACCCGCCCCGGATCCCGCGCGGTCCGCGGCGCCCGCGGCACCCGCCGCCCCGGCCGTCCGGTCCGCACCGGCCGGCCTGCCGGAGCCCACCCTCGCCGAGGTGCCGTACGTCGGCGACGGCCCGCCCACGTACGACCCCGAGCCGACCGCCTGGCCGGCGGCCGACCCGGACGACCTCGACGACCTCGTCCCGGACACGGAGCTCGACGGGGCCCGCTACGGCCTGCTGACGATCCGTACGGCCTCGGTGCGCGGCGACTCCGCCCGCTACCGGGGCGAGCCGCGCCGTGACGCGGTCCTGACCGCCCGCTTCGGCAGCGGCGACGACGCCCTGCTGCTGATCGCCGCCGCCACCGGCCCGCGCACCTCGGACACCGCCCACCGCGCGGCCCGCGACGCCTGCACCTGGATGGCGGCGGCGGTGGGCCGCAGCCAGGCCCGGCTCGGCGAGGACATCCGCGCCTCCCGCCGGGGCTCCCTGAAGTCCGGCCTGCACCGGCTCACCGACCGCTGCTACGGACGGCTGCGCGCCCGCGGCGAGGACCTGGGCCTGGACCCGGCCGAGTACAGCGCCACCCTCCGCTGCCTGCTGCTGCCCGCCGATCCCGACTGCCGCATCCGTCTCTTCTTCGGCGTCGGCGACGGCGGGCTCTACCGCATCCGCGGCGGGGAGTGGCAGGACCTCGACCCCTGGCGGCCCGACGAGCGCGCCGAGACCGAGGACAGCCCGGCCGTACGCTTCCGCTTCCGCGCCTCCGTGGCCCGTTCCGGCGACACCCTGCTGCTGTGCAGTGGCGGACTGGCCGGGCCGCTGCGCGGCGAGCCCGCCCTGGTCGCCCGACTGACACAGCGGTGGGGTGCCGCCGAGCCCCCCGGCCTGCCGGCCTTCCTCGGCGACACCCAGACCCGGGTCAAGGGCTACGCGGACGACCGCACGGCGGTCGCCGTCTGGGACGCCTGA
- a CDS encoding glycosyl hydrolase-related protein, which translates to MHDDRLLVEGRLTRAMNQFVRPARYADRVPLGMSVWHVGDGKGGPVPVGEALKASSDGAFEPFSVGTPWGPPWSTSWFRLEGTVPAAWAGRRVEAVIDPGFGNDGPGFVAEGMVYDAEGVPIKGVHPLNRHVPVAAPAAGGERVSLLLEAAANPAVLRDWRPTPLGDVLTAGSEPLYRFDTAELAVLDEDVWHLVLDVEVLEGLMHELDFHDPRRHEILRSLEDALDALDLHDVHGTAADARRELAGALSRPAHASAHRVSATGHAHIDSAWLWPLRETVRKASRTFANVTALARDYPELVFSCSQAQQYAWVKEHQPVVWQRIQQAVRNGNWVPVGSMWVESDANMPGGEALARQLVHGKRFFLDELGVETEEIWLPDTFGYTAAFPQLAKLAGVRWFLTQKLSWNQSNKMPHHTFWWEGIDGTRVFTHFPPVDTYNSQLAGRELAHAVRNFAEKGRATRSLVPFGWGDGGGGPTREMLEKARRLRSLEGAPRVEIEKPAAFFTAAEAEYGDRAPVWSGELYLELHRATYTTQARTKQGNRRSEHLLREAELWCTTAALGAPSSYAYPYEELDRIWKTVLLHQFHDILPGSSIAWVHREARDTYAVVRQELEDLIAGAVRALACDGSQGSPALLNASPYAREEVVELDAAAVAALPAGSGAQPLADGRAVVAASVPALGTAAALDRAGAAAADPVSAVREGGLIVLGNGLLRVAVDADGLLTSVRDLTAGREVLAPGARGNLLQLHPDHPTKWDAWDIDRHYRRKHTDLTSAESVELVEEGPLRAAVRVVRAFGGSRVVQELRLTAGSRRLDVLTEADWHESEKVLKASFPLDVLAERSTAEIQFGHVHRPTHANTGWDAARFEICAHRWLHVGEPGYGVALLNDSTYGHDAGRSGTDTTVRLTLLRAPHSPDPHTDQGTHRFTYALLPGAAVGDAVAAGLALNLPLRRADSLPPLQPLLRVGHPGITVESVKLADDRSGDVVVRLYESRGDRASGVLTTGFPLARARVTDLLERPLEDAEREGDAVAVALRPFQILTLRLTPGPRQASQTATAVRSSA; encoded by the coding sequence ATGCACGACGACCGTCTGCTGGTCGAGGGCCGTCTGACCAGGGCCATGAACCAGTTCGTGCGGCCCGCCCGGTACGCCGACCGGGTGCCGCTGGGCATGTCGGTGTGGCATGTGGGGGACGGGAAAGGAGGGCCCGTGCCGGTCGGTGAGGCGCTGAAGGCCTCGTCGGACGGGGCGTTCGAACCGTTCTCCGTGGGCACGCCCTGGGGGCCGCCGTGGTCGACCAGCTGGTTCCGGCTGGAGGGCACGGTGCCGGCGGCCTGGGCGGGCCGCCGGGTCGAGGCCGTGATCGACCCGGGGTTCGGGAACGACGGCCCGGGCTTCGTGGCCGAGGGGATGGTGTACGACGCCGAGGGGGTGCCGATCAAGGGCGTCCACCCGCTCAACCGCCATGTCCCGGTGGCCGCTCCGGCCGCCGGGGGCGAACGGGTGAGCCTGCTGCTCGAGGCCGCGGCCAACCCCGCCGTGCTCCGTGACTGGCGTCCGACCCCGCTCGGCGACGTGCTGACCGCGGGGTCCGAGCCGCTCTACCGCTTCGACACCGCCGAACTGGCCGTCCTGGACGAGGACGTCTGGCACCTCGTCCTGGACGTCGAGGTCCTCGAGGGACTGATGCACGAGCTGGACTTCCACGATCCGCGCCGCCACGAGATCCTGCGCTCGCTGGAGGACGCCCTGGACGCGCTCGACCTGCACGACGTGCACGGCACCGCCGCGGACGCCCGGCGCGAACTGGCCGGGGCACTGTCCCGGCCCGCGCACGCCAGCGCGCACCGCGTCTCGGCGACCGGCCACGCCCACATCGACTCGGCGTGGCTGTGGCCGCTGCGGGAGACCGTCCGCAAGGCCTCCCGCACCTTCGCCAACGTCACCGCGCTCGCCCGCGACTACCCCGAGCTGGTCTTCTCCTGCTCGCAGGCCCAGCAGTACGCCTGGGTGAAGGAGCACCAGCCGGTGGTGTGGCAGCGCATCCAGCAGGCCGTCAGGAACGGCAACTGGGTGCCCGTCGGCTCCATGTGGGTCGAGTCCGACGCCAACATGCCCGGTGGCGAGGCGCTGGCCCGGCAGCTCGTGCACGGCAAGCGCTTCTTCCTGGACGAACTGGGCGTGGAGACCGAGGAGATCTGGCTGCCGGACACCTTCGGCTACACCGCCGCCTTCCCGCAGCTCGCGAAGCTCGCGGGGGTCCGCTGGTTCCTCACCCAGAAGCTGTCCTGGAACCAGTCCAACAAGATGCCGCACCACACCTTCTGGTGGGAGGGCATCGACGGCACGCGCGTCTTCACCCACTTCCCGCCCGTCGACACCTACAACTCGCAGCTCGCGGGCCGCGAACTGGCGCATGCGGTGCGCAACTTCGCCGAGAAGGGGCGCGCCACCCGCTCCCTGGTGCCGTTCGGCTGGGGCGACGGCGGCGGCGGTCCCACCCGGGAGATGCTGGAGAAGGCGCGCCGGCTGCGTTCCCTGGAGGGGGCGCCCCGGGTCGAGATCGAGAAGCCCGCCGCCTTCTTCACGGCGGCCGAGGCCGAGTACGGCGACCGGGCCCCGGTGTGGTCCGGGGAGCTCTACCTGGAGCTGCACCGCGCGACGTACACCACGCAGGCCAGGACCAAGCAGGGCAACCGGCGCAGCGAGCACCTGCTGCGTGAGGCCGAGTTGTGGTGCACGACGGCCGCGCTGGGCGCTCCGTCCTCGTACGCCTACCCGTACGAGGAGCTGGACCGGATCTGGAAGACGGTGCTGCTGCACCAGTTCCACGACATCCTGCCGGGCAGCTCCATCGCCTGGGTGCACCGCGAGGCGCGCGACACCTACGCGGTGGTGCGGCAGGAGCTGGAGGACCTGATCGCGGGGGCGGTGCGGGCGCTGGCCTGCGACGGGTCCCAGGGCTCCCCCGCCCTGCTCAACGCCTCGCCGTACGCGCGGGAGGAGGTCGTCGAGCTGGACGCCGCCGCGGTGGCCGCCCTGCCGGCGGGCAGCGGCGCGCAGCCCCTGGCGGACGGCCGGGCGGTGGTGGCCGCGAGCGTCCCGGCGCTGGGCACGGCGGCCGCCCTGGACCGCGCGGGAGCCGCTGCCGCGGACCCGGTGAGCGCGGTGCGGGAGGGCGGGCTGATCGTGCTCGGCAACGGCCTGCTGCGGGTCGCCGTCGACGCGGACGGGCTGCTGACCTCCGTCCGCGACCTGACCGCCGGCCGGGAGGTGCTGGCGCCGGGGGCGCGCGGCAACCTGCTGCAGCTGCACCCCGACCACCCCACCAAGTGGGACGCCTGGGACATCGACCGCCACTACCGGCGCAAGCACACCGACCTGACGTCGGCGGAGTCCGTCGAGCTCGTCGAGGAGGGCCCGCTGCGGGCCGCCGTCCGGGTCGTACGGGCCTTCGGCGGCAGCCGGGTCGTCCAGGAGCTGCGGCTGACCGCCGGCAGCCGCCGGCTGGACGTGCTCACCGAAGCCGACTGGCACGAGTCGGAGAAGGTGCTGAAGGCGTCCTTCCCGCTCGACGTGCTCGCCGAGCGCTCCACCGCCGAGATCCAGTTCGGGCACGTGCACCGCCCCACCCACGCCAACACCGGCTGGGACGCGGCCCGGTTCGAGATCTGCGCCCACCGCTGGCTGCACGTCGGCGAGCCCGGCTACGGGGTGGCGCTGCTCAACGACTCCACCTACGGCCACGACGCGGGCCGTTCCGGCACCGACACCACCGTCCGGCTCACCCTGCTGCGCGCCCCGCACAGCCCCGATCCGCACACCGACCAGGGCACGCACCGCTTCACCTACGCCCTGCTGCCCGGAGCGGCGGTGGGCGACGCGGTCGCGGCGGGGCTCGCGCTCAACCTGCCGCTGCGGCGGGCGGATTCACTGCCGCCGCTGCAGCCGCTGCTGCGGGTCGGTCACCCCGGCATCACCGTGGAGTCGGTCAAGCTCGCCGACGACCGCTCCGGCGACGTGGTGGTGCGCCTGTACGAGTCGCGGGGCGACCGCGCCTCGGGTGTGCTCACCACGGGCTTCCCGCTCGCCCGCGCCCGGGTCACCGACCTGCTGGAGCGGCCGCTGGAGGACGCCGAACGCGAGGGCGACGCGGTCGCCGTCGCGCTCCGCCCGTTCCAGATCCTGACGCTGCGGCTCACCCCGGGGCCGCGTCAGGCGTCCCAGACGGCGACCGCCGTGCGGTCGTCCGCGTAG
- a CDS encoding MarR family transcriptional regulator, with protein MPARNAAHGLLGRALSRCRDERATGVLRVQGSPGGAFHLLDGAVVAVESPGAPGVGTLLVRSGRIDADEWNAAHDAAGTGLWPGAPIAAGGRLGTAEFQVLHMMAVQDAVFAVLAGRLDNCAFDPAPPGAPRTVPPPGLGSGVEPEELLVEAGRRLAALAALPRSVSPDRDRVAAVGPPAWADEPLAPVRREILGCANGRRSPRDIAFLIGRGVYTITVEVARMCAEGLVETVPAPPAHPLPPPARAPLPDPFATTPAEPAGPAAPSPPVAFREGAADPDPYPPVPEWEPGDVPVAAPGAEGLPRREPGASGIREALDASRPQSGWKGFLRPRGRSRTDSP; from the coding sequence GTGCCCGCCCGGAATGCCGCTCACGGTCTGCTCGGCCGCGCGCTGTCCAGGTGCCGCGACGAACGGGCGACCGGGGTGCTGCGCGTGCAGGGCAGCCCCGGCGGGGCCTTCCATCTGCTCGACGGCGCGGTCGTGGCCGTGGAGAGCCCCGGGGCGCCGGGGGTGGGCACCTTGCTGGTGCGCTCCGGGCGCATCGACGCCGACGAGTGGAACGCCGCCCACGACGCCGCCGGGACGGGGCTGTGGCCGGGCGCGCCGATCGCCGCCGGCGGACGGCTGGGCACGGCCGAGTTCCAGGTGCTGCACATGATGGCCGTCCAGGACGCGGTCTTCGCCGTGCTGGCCGGACGTCTGGACAACTGCGCCTTCGACCCCGCCCCGCCGGGAGCGCCGCGCACCGTGCCGCCGCCCGGCCTGGGCAGTGGGGTGGAACCGGAGGAACTGCTGGTGGAGGCGGGGCGCCGGCTCGCCGCGCTGGCCGCCCTGCCGCGATCGGTCTCGCCCGACCGCGACCGGGTCGCCGCCGTGGGGCCGCCCGCGTGGGCGGACGAGCCCCTGGCACCGGTGCGCCGCGAGATCCTCGGCTGCGCCAACGGACGGCGCAGCCCCCGGGACATCGCGTTCCTGATCGGCCGCGGGGTCTACACGATCACCGTGGAGGTCGCCCGGATGTGCGCCGAGGGCCTCGTCGAGACCGTCCCGGCTCCGCCGGCGCACCCGTTGCCGCCGCCGGCCCGGGCGCCGCTGCCCGACCCGTTCGCCACGACACCGGCGGAGCCGGCGGGCCCTGCCGCGCCGAGCCCTCCGGTCGCGTTCCGGGAGGGCGCTGCGGACCCGGACCCGTACCCGCCCGTACCGGAGTGGGAACCGGGGGACGTCCCCGTCGCGGCCCCCGGCGCCGAGGGGCTGCCCCGCCGTGAACCGGGCGCCAGCGGTATTCGCGAGGCGCTCGACGCGAGCCGCCCGCAATCGGGCTGGAAAGGATTTCTCCGGCCGCGAGGACGGAGCCGGACCGATTCCCCGTGA
- a CDS encoding helix-turn-helix transcriptional regulator produces MLGAIGLDDAQEAAYRALVGLGAAEVVDLSHRLGMPEDEAARILRLLERQGLVAQSSARPGRWVAAPPTVALGALLTQQRHHLEQAELTAAVLAQEYRGEAAEPSAHDLVEVVTGASAVAHRFNQLQLGAEKEVCALVTGTPMVVSGMENTAEERAVERGVTFRVVIEREVISGPNGIAELTAALGREEQVRVVDRVPTKLVLADRSLAMVPMARDAAGPAALVVHGSGLLDSLMALFENVWREALPIRLDTGGALREEPPDAPDAVDLQILSLLLAGLTDASVAKQLELGLRTVQRRVKRLMELAEVSTRLQLGWHAYERGWVERTPG; encoded by the coding sequence GTGCTCGGTGCCATAGGGCTGGACGATGCCCAGGAGGCGGCGTACCGCGCCCTCGTGGGGCTGGGAGCCGCCGAGGTCGTCGACCTCTCGCACCGGCTCGGCATGCCCGAGGACGAGGCGGCCAGGATACTGCGCCTGCTGGAGCGGCAGGGGCTGGTCGCGCAGTCCTCCGCCCGGCCCGGCCGCTGGGTGGCCGCCCCGCCCACGGTGGCGCTCGGCGCCCTGCTCACCCAGCAGCGGCACCATCTGGAACAGGCCGAGCTCACGGCCGCCGTGCTGGCGCAGGAGTACCGGGGCGAGGCCGCGGAGCCCTCGGCGCACGACCTGGTGGAGGTGGTGACCGGGGCGAGCGCGGTGGCGCACCGCTTCAACCAGCTCCAGCTGGGCGCGGAGAAGGAGGTCTGCGCCCTGGTGACGGGCACCCCGATGGTGGTGTCGGGGATGGAGAACACCGCCGAGGAACGCGCCGTGGAACGCGGGGTGACCTTCCGCGTGGTCATCGAGCGCGAGGTCATCAGCGGGCCCAACGGCATCGCAGAACTCACGGCGGCCCTCGGCCGTGAGGAACAGGTGCGGGTGGTGGACCGGGTCCCGACCAAGCTGGTGCTGGCCGACCGTTCGCTGGCGATGGTGCCCATGGCCCGGGACGCGGCCGGCCCGGCGGCGCTGGTCGTCCACGGCAGCGGGCTGCTGGACTCGCTGATGGCCCTCTTCGAGAACGTCTGGCGCGAGGCCCTGCCGATCCGCCTGGACACCGGCGGCGCCCTGCGGGAGGAGCCCCCGGACGCGCCCGACGCCGTCGACCTGCAGATCCTGTCGCTGCTGCTGGCCGGGCTCACCGACGCCAGCGTCGCCAAGCAGCTCGAACTGGGGCTGCGGACGGTGCAGCGCCGGGTGAAGCGGCTGATGGAACTCGCCGAGGTGTCGACCCGGCTGCAGCTGGGCTGGCACGCGTACGAGCGGGGCTGGGTGGAGCGCACCCCCGGCTGA
- a CDS encoding LacI family transcriptional regulator yields MSDQISGARPTLEAVAERAGVSRATVSRVVNGGTGVREALVDKVRKAVEELGYVPNQAARSLVTRRTGAVAVIVAEPESRVFADPFFAQQLLGISRELAVHDSQLVLLLVEGTADYDRVGRYLAGGHVDGALVFSLHAEDPLPGIIRRIALPTVFGGRPGWPGAEGDRSVLYVDSDNRGGAREAVRHLLSLGRERIATVTGPLDQTASVDRLDGYHDILMDADPRLIVEGDFSEAGGARAMAVLLDRAPDVDAVFVASDLMACGALRVLRERGRRVPEDVAVVGFDDMVSVAELADPPLTTVRQEIEEMGRLMVRLLVRGLERRTEEDSGGRPLSSLVTPTRLVRRASA; encoded by the coding sequence TTGTCCGACCAGATCTCCGGAGCGCGCCCGACGCTCGAAGCCGTCGCCGAACGGGCCGGGGTCTCCCGGGCCACCGTCTCCCGGGTCGTGAACGGCGGGACCGGCGTGCGCGAGGCACTGGTGGACAAGGTCCGCAAGGCCGTCGAGGAGCTGGGCTACGTGCCCAACCAGGCCGCCCGCTCGCTGGTCACCCGGCGCACCGGGGCCGTCGCCGTCATCGTCGCGGAGCCGGAGAGCCGGGTCTTCGCGGACCCCTTCTTCGCACAGCAGCTGCTCGGCATCAGCCGTGAGCTGGCGGTGCACGACTCGCAGCTCGTCCTGCTGCTGGTGGAGGGCACGGCCGACTACGACCGGGTGGGCCGCTACCTGGCCGGCGGGCACGTGGACGGCGCGCTGGTCTTCTCGCTGCACGCCGAGGACCCGCTCCCCGGCATCATCCGCCGGATCGCGCTGCCCACCGTCTTCGGCGGGCGCCCCGGCTGGCCGGGGGCGGAGGGGGACCGCAGCGTGCTCTACGTGGACTCGGACAACCGCGGCGGCGCCCGCGAGGCGGTGCGCCACCTGCTCTCGCTGGGGCGGGAACGCATCGCGACCGTCACCGGGCCGCTGGACCAGACCGCGTCGGTGGACCGGCTCGACGGCTACCACGACATCCTGATGGACGCCGACCCGCGACTGATCGTCGAGGGCGACTTCTCCGAGGCGGGCGGGGCGCGTGCCATGGCCGTGCTGCTGGACCGGGCGCCGGACGTCGACGCCGTCTTCGTCGCCTCCGACCTGATGGCCTGCGGTGCGCTGCGGGTGCTGCGCGAGCGGGGCCGGCGGGTGCCGGAGGACGTCGCCGTGGTCGGCTTCGACGACATGGTCTCGGTGGCGGAGCTGGCCGACCCCCCGCTGACGACGGTCCGTCAGGAGATCGAGGAGATGGGCCGGTTGATGGTCAGGCTGCTCGTCCGGGGCCTGGAGCGGCGGACGGAGGAGGACAGCGGCGGCCGTCCGCTGTCCTCGCTCGTCACCCCGACCCGGCTGGTGCGGCGCGCCAGCGCCTGA
- a CDS encoding DUF456 domain-containing protein yields MGTGQLCLIGAVMLSGLWGVLVPGAPGPLMCWAAVLWWATHLHTTVSRGVLAAATGVLLLNQAVQLLLPTRSVRDAGLPRRAFLVAGLWAVAGFFLLPVVGAPAGFTLSLYGGERMRLGSHGAAWSSTRTAMRAAGTALLVELFACLLVAGAWLGAVVTS; encoded by the coding sequence ATGGGGACCGGACAGCTGTGCCTGATCGGTGCCGTCATGCTGTCCGGACTGTGGGGCGTGCTCGTACCGGGCGCGCCGGGCCCGCTGATGTGCTGGGCCGCGGTCCTGTGGTGGGCGACCCATCTGCACACCACGGTGTCCCGGGGCGTCCTGGCGGCGGCCACCGGTGTGCTGCTGCTCAACCAGGCCGTCCAACTGCTGCTGCCCACCCGGTCGGTGCGGGACGCGGGGCTCCCCCGGCGGGCCTTCCTCGTCGCCGGGCTGTGGGCCGTCGCGGGTTTCTTCCTGCTGCCGGTGGTGGGGGCGCCGGCCGGTTTCACGCTGTCCCTCTACGGCGGCGAGCGGATGCGGCTCGGCAGCCACGGCGCGGCCTGGTCCTCCACCCGTACGGCCATGCGGGCCGCAGGAACTGCGCTGCTGGTCGAGCTCTTCGCGTGCCTGCTGGTCGCCGGGGCGTGGCTGGGGGCCGTCGTCACCTCGTAG